GGGACGCTGATCTGGACCGGCAGGGCCTGTCCATTGATCTTGGCGCCCGCGTCGCCTGCGACCTGACTGATCGTCACCGTCCTCGCCGATCCGGTCTTACCGAAGAACCGGACGGTCGCGGTCGAATCGTCGCCACGGTTGACGCGGCTCGGATTGAAGGTGAAGTCCTTCAGTGTCGCGGGGTTCAACGTGACCGACTTGGTCTTGTTGACTCCCAAGAACGAGGCCGTGACCGTGGCGGTCGTGGAGACCGGCACGCCCATCGTCGGGATCGTGATCTGAGCGTTCTTGGCGTTCTGCGGCACGACGACCTGCGGCGGGTTGGGCAGCAGGATGACGTCCGGCCGGTCGGTGCTCAAGATCACCGGGAGTCCGCCTGCTGGGGCGAAGTCGGTGATGTTCACGCTGACGACCAGGTTGTTACCGCCCTGGGTCACCTGCGGGGCGACCGACATGTCGGACAGCCACGGGAGGATCGTGAGGCGGGTCTCTTTGAAGTCGTTGTCCAGGATCGCCTTGATCGACGACGTCTGGTTCGAGACCACCGGCAAGGAGTAGATGGTCGCGCTCGCGGTCGTCTGGCCTTCCGGAACGACGATGTCCGTCGTCAGCAGCGAGGAGTTCGGGTCGAAGGACGTGGCCGTCGCGTTCGAGGTCGTCAGCGTGATGCTGACGCCGCCTACCGGCGCCGGGTCTTCCAACGAGACCGTGATCGTCGACTGGGCGTTGAACCCGCCCGGGATGGACGTCGGGGCGACGGTGACGCCCGTCAACCGCGGCAAGACGACGCGCGCCTTGATGATCCAACCGTTCGAGAGGGCGAAGTCCGGCTGGTTGCCAGACGGCTGTCCGACCTCCAGGTTGGACTTGAACGCGTTAGCCGTGATGAACGGCGGGATCCCGATCCCGTTGTCCGTGCTCGGCACAGGCGGCTGCTGGTCCGGGTTGTTCCAGACGACCTGGCTCCAACCGCCGATCCAGCACCCTCCGAAGTTGTCGACGTAAACGTCGGTGACGCGGTCTTCCGTGTCGTTACCGATGTAGGTCGAGTACTGAAAAGCCGAACCCGCCGGGTTCATGACCGAGATGAAGCCGTCCGTCGTCGACGGAGGGTCTTGGTCGGGATCGCCGACGTTCGCACCGTTGACGGAAGTGTCGCCACCGTCGTAATCAGGGTCCTCGGCTGTTTCCGGGTCACCGTTCGCACGGTCGGTCGTGACGATGCTGCCTGGGATCGACGGCGAAGCCGTGAACAGGCCGGTGATCGTAAAGGCCACGACGCCGCCGACGTAGCAGTTGCCGCGGCCGTCGACGGCGAGCGCCGTCGGGAACACGTTGCCCGTCGACCGAAGGCCGGTCGAATAGCCCAAGGCGCTGCCGTCCGCCGTCAGCTTCGTCAGATACATCTGGTTCGTGCTGAAGTTCTGGTTGTAGGCGCCCGGAGTGCGTTGGAAGTTGAAGGACTTCGTGAAGCCCGTGACGAAGACGTTCTGATCGGCGTCCATCGCGACGCCGTTCGCCGAATCGTCGTCAGCGCCGCCGAGCGTCGCTGCCCAATACGTCGTGCCGTCCTCTTTGACCCGGACGACGAAAGCCGTCACGTTCTGCAGCCACCGGCCGCCTTGGAAGACGCCCGTGACGCCATCGAAGACGCCCGGGGTCGTGCCGAACGAGGGGTCGGCGGCGAATCCCGTGTCTTCGACGCCAGCGAAGGTGACCGTTCCGACCACGGCGACTTCGTCGAGCTTGTTGACGGTCATGTTGCCGATGTTGACGTCGACCTTTCCGGCGACCATCAGCTTGTAGCCGACGTTGCCCGAGGAGTCGAGCTGCATGACCCAACCCGCTTTCTTCGCGGCCGTAGTGGTCGTCGGGAGATAGTTGACGAACCCCTGTCCGAGAAGCGTCGTGACGTCGGAGTTGCCCGCGACGTAGACGTGGCCCGAGGCGGTCACTTGGATCTTCTTGAACGTCGCGGTCGTCAGTGCGCCCGGCTCGTTGATGTACCGGACGAAGTCAGGCGTCACCGATCCGCTACCGAACGTGAACTTGCCGACCCAGGCCCGGACGCCCGCGCTCTTCACGTTCACGGCTCCGGCAAAGTCGGCCGAGTTCGTCGTACCGCCGATCCAGAGTGCCCGGGTGTCCTCGTCGAAACCGATGCCGAGACCGTTGTCCGTGCCGCTCCCGCCCATGACGGCGGAGTAGGTCACGGTGTAAGCGTTGCCGTCCATCTGGTTGATGAACGTGTCGACGCCCTGGACGTTGAACTTGTCGTACGGTCCGGCGCTGACCGGGAAGGTGATCGAACTCGTGGACCCCGCCATGTAGAGCGTTCCGTTCGATTCGGCCGTCACGGCGTTGACGCGCTCGTCAGGGTTCGGCTGCTGGGGATACGGGTCGCTGCCCACGTAGCTGCCGAAGATGCGCGGATCGATGACGAGGGGAAGGCGCGGATCGTAGGCACCGAGCTGGACCTTCACGGTGCCGTTCGCCGTTTTGTAGAACGAAGCGTCCACGTGGCGGGCCGAGTTGCCGACCGGCTGGTAGACCTTGAGGTCGGCGATGTTCAGGTCGCCGATCGAAGTCTGAAGCGTCAGCTTCTTTCCGTCCGACGTCATGCCCTTCGCTCCTTGGAAGGACATCTCGATCAGGTTCGGGTTGGCGCCCGGGTCGACGATCAGGTCGTATCGGACGTCACCGTTCAGGCGGTAGTGGCGCGTGTGGATGCCCGGGTAGACCGACTTGACGACGGCTTCCTGGTAGCTGTGGACGTTGCGCACCGTCTTCCCCGGAAGGAAGTAATCGGTCGAACCCTTGGTCGGGCCATAGGCTTGCGTCAAGGACCGCCCGGAGCCGCCGACGAAATTGACGGCGACGACGTTGCCTTTGCGGCGCAACCGGTCCTGACCGGCGACCTTGTCGTAGTCTTTGAACGGCGAAGGAGCCTCGTACGGCTTCCCGCTGTCGACATATTTGTACTGGTCGACGACGAAACCGTCGCCGGTGACCCAGTAGTCCAGTCCTGGCGATTGCGACAAGAACTTCGCCCGGGCGTCCCACTGGCCGCCGTTCTCTTTGAACGTGGCGACCGCGCGGGCCCGGGCCGCATCCGTGCCCTTGTCGGCTTGCGCCACGGCCCCCATCGAGGCCAGGGCCAGTAGCCCGAGCGCTGCATACCTAGTATTAGTCCACTTCATCGAATCCGCTCCACTGCGCGCCGTGCGATCCTACGCGACGCCACAATGCCCCGACAGACAGGCTGTCGGAGTGCCTTGTGATTATAACTCAATGAGCAGACGGGCGCGCACGGGTGAAATGTTCGAAAAAAGACGTCAAGCCGTCGCAGGGTTCAGAGCGGTCGCAACGGTTCCGGGCTCAGGAAGGCCGTGTTGTCGTAAAACGGCAACCCCATGGCCCGGGCGAACGCCGCCGACCGAGCGACCAAGGGGCCCGCATGCGCGTTCAAGGCCGTTCCGACCGTCGCACCGACGACCGACTGACTCACGATCAAGGGCGGCAACCGGCCTCCCTTCCAATACAGGACGGTCCGGTGCACGGTCACCGATCCCATACCGCGAGAGGGCGCCTCGGTCAACGCGACGACGGCGTCGATCTCCGCGAGAGTCCCCTTGGTCAACCTCTTGAACAACCCCTGACCCTCGAGCCGGACGTACGTGCGGGATCGAAGGTCGACGGACATCCGCTCGTTGGACAGGAGAGCCCAAAGACCGGCCATGAACACGGCGGCCCCGAGCCACGTCCTTTGGACCGGCTCGATCGGAAGCGGCGACACCGGGAGCGTCGAAAGCGGACCGAGGACCAAGCACGCCCAGACGAGGAAGTCGTACCACCTTGGTGGCGCGAACACAAGCCTGGTCTCCCCTGCGGTCCGTCCTTCCAACGGCGTCTCCAACCCGACTTTCAAACGAGGGCGGGGCCGGCCCTGCCTCTCGCCCGGGCGGTGCTCGTACACGAGACGATTGTAGTCGCGCCGGGCCACAATGGGCGGATGGCATGGACGAAGGCGCACCGGCTCGTGCTCCTTGTCGCCTGGCTTGGCTGGACGTTCGACGTCATGGACGCGGCGATCTTCAACCTCGCCAAGCCGCAAATGGTCAAGGAGTTCCTCGGAAGCGCCGAAGCGTACGCCGCCCATGGAGCGTCGGTCGAAGCCCAGATCCTGAACGTCTTCCTGATCGGGTGGTCGATCGGCGGCGTGCTCTTCGGATGGGCCGCCGACCGCTTCGGCCGCGTCCGCGTCCTGGCCTTCACGGTCCTGCTCTATTCCGTCTTTACGGGGCTGACCGCCCTTTGCCGCGACGCCGGCCAAGTGGCCGTCTTACGGTTCCTGGCCGGGTTAGGGATCGGCGGCGAATGGGCGGCCGGGGCCGCTCTGGTCGCCGAGTCGGTCCCTGAATCCACTCGGGCCAAGGCCGCCGCTTGGCTGCAGACTGCGGCGGTCGTGGGCCCCGTCCTCGCGGCCGTTGCCAACCTCGCCCTTGCCGAAGCCGGTTGGCGCGCCCTGTTCCTCGTCGGGTCCCTGCCCGCCGTCTTCGCCGTCGTCGCCCGATTGGCGCTACGCGAACCCGCTGCCCCAGCGTCGGATCCGCAGGAGCCTGTACACGGCCCTGCCGGGCCGTGGCCATGGAAAAGGATGGGTGTGGCCCTCGTGCTGGGTACGGCGGGTATCGCGATGGCTCAGAACGTCTCGTTCTGGCTGCCGAACTTCGTCAACGCCCTCAGCCCGGGAGTGACGGCCCTCGAAAACAAGTCGCGCATGCTAGCGACCACCATGTCGTTCCATGTCGGGACGCTCATCGGAGTCTTCCTCGTCCCTTGGCTCTGCGACCGCCTCGGAAGGCGCAAAGCGTTGCTGCTCTGCTTCCTGGCGAGCCCGCTCATGGTCGTCTTCGTCGCCATGACTGCAAAGTCGTACGTGTCCTTGCTCATGCTCGCGCCACTGATGTCGGTCTTTTCGATCGGTATCGGGGCCGGGTTCGTCCTGTACTTTCCGGAGCTGTTCCCTCGGGCGTTCCGGGCGACGGGAGCCGGGCTGGCTTACAACGGCGGACGGATCCTGGCAGGCCTCTTCCCACTCCTTACCGCGCAACTCATCCAAGGGTCGAAAGGAGACGTGGCCAAGTCCATCGCACAGACTTCGGTCGTCCTCGCGGTCGGCGCTTTAGCCCTCCTGTTCTCCCCGGAGACGCGAGGTCAGAGGCTCCCGGCATGAACGTGCGGGGCCTCGAACGGCCGTTCGGAGTACC
The DNA window shown above is from Armatimonadota bacterium and carries:
- a CDS encoding MFS transporter, with protein sequence MAWTKAHRLVLLVAWLGWTFDVMDAAIFNLAKPQMVKEFLGSAEAYAAHGASVEAQILNVFLIGWSIGGVLFGWAADRFGRVRVLAFTVLLYSVFTGLTALCRDAGQVAVLRFLAGLGIGGEWAAGAALVAESVPESTRAKAAAWLQTAAVVGPVLAAVANLALAEAGWRALFLVGSLPAVFAVVARLALREPAAPASDPQEPVHGPAGPWPWKRMGVALVLGTAGIAMAQNVSFWLPNFVNALSPGVTALENKSRMLATTMSFHVGTLIGVFLVPWLCDRLGRRKALLLCFLASPLMVVFVAMTAKSYVSLLMLAPLMSVFSIGIGAGFVLYFPELFPRAFRATGAGLAYNGGRILAGLFPLLTAQLIQGSKGDVAKSIAQTSVVLAVGALALLFSPETRGQRLPA